In Gemmatimonadota bacterium, the DNA window GGAGTTGGGCCGCGCGCTGTTCAACGGCCGCCAGTACGCGAACGCCGAGCGCAACATGCTCGACCTCGCCGGCGAGTCGGGAATCCCGGGCGATATCGGGGCGACGGCGCTCTACTATGCCGGCCGCGCCCAGTACCGCCAGGGTCGCAGCAGCGAAGGCAGGTCGACGCTGTCGTCGATCACGGAGCGCTTCCCGGGGACCGAGGCCGGGGCGCGCGGTCGCTACCTGGTGGCCGACCTGGATCACGACGCGGGCCGGCTGCGCGCCGCCGCCATCGGCTACCGTGCGACCACCGACGCGGCTCCCGACATCTACGAATCCGGGCTGTCCATGATGCGCCTGGCCGGCATCGCGTGGCAGGACGGCAAGGTCGCCCAGGCGGCGGAGATATACGAGGACTACCGGGTCCGCTTTCCCACGGGCAGGCGGGTCGATCAGGCCACGTTCTGGGCCGCGCGGGGGTACGAGGAGCTCGGGCGAGATTCGCTCGCCCGTGAGCGCTATCGCCAGGCCCGCAGAGCGGACCCGCTCTCCTACTACGGGCTGCTGGCGGCCGACGCGCTCGGCGAGGAGCCTCTCGCGGGCGCCCTGGCCGAATCGCCGCCGCGCGACGCCGCGATCGAGCAACAGGTCGAGCGCGCGATGGAGCGGCTCGATCTGCTGCGCGAGTTGGATCTCTCCGACGAGGAAGACTACGAGGTCGGGCGTCTGCGCAGACGCTTTCAGGACCGCGACGGTTTCGATTACGCGGTCGCCGAAGCCCTCATCGCGCGCGGGCACACCATCAACGGGGTTCGGCTCGGCTGGGCGATCAAGGACGACGAGGGCGTCTGGAATCGGCGCATGCTGGAGATCGTATTTCCCTTCCCGTACCGGGAGGTCGTCGTCGCCGAGGCACGCGGGCGAGGGTTGGACCCATTCGTCGTGGCGGGGCTCATCCGGCGCGAGTCGCTCTTCCAGCCGGGCGCCGTGAGCTCGGCCGGGGCCATCGGGCTGATGCAGGTGCTGCCGACGACCGGGCGAAGCCTGGCCCGGGAGGCCGGCGTCCGCAACTTCTCGCCCGACCTGCTCAAGGAACCCGAAATCAACGTGCACCTCGGGACGCTGTACCTGCGCCAGCAGATGGATCGCTACGATCAGCGCCTGCCGAGGGTATTGAGCGCCTACAACGCCGGCCCGCACCGCGTGACCCGGTGGAGTACCTTCCCCGAGTTCGAGGACGATCGCCTGTTCACCGAGCGCATCCCGTTCCGGGAGACGCGCGAATACGTGCGCGCGGTGGAGTCGCACATCCACGTGTACAGGGCGCTGTATGGCGCGGCGGCGGCGAGTTCGGGTCCCTAGCAGGTCGCTGAAAAAGGGTAGCGAGCCGCGTTGGGAGCGCCACGGGGTCGGATGCAAGGCAGCGCGACGACGCGATACCGCTGCGTATCGGGGAGGAGCGCTAACGACCTCAGACGGCCCCGTGCCGCCCCAACCCGAAGGGAGCAGGGGGTTGCGGGATCCAGCGTTCGTCTCTCCTCGTCACCATAGCTTAGGCTATGCCTCCTCGTCGTTCCTGCCCTGGACGCCCGCAAGCCCCCTGCTCGCGGCCGCACTCCCCTTTTTCAGCGACCTGCTAGTTACCGTAACAGAAGTTTCAATGGCATTCAGCGCGCGCTGCATCCCGCGAGCGCATCGTTGCCGCTTCTCACCGTAGCTACGGCTACGCTTCGTCACGGCGCCTTGCGTCGCGAGCGCTTCGCGCGCTTCGGTGCACACCCAACTTCCGTTACGGCGCCCTAGGCCAAACAAATGTTTCCTTGACGGCTTTTTCCGAGCCGGCCTACCTTCGGTTACGCTCTCTTCCGTGGTAACCCTTCATCGGAGGCAGCATTAATGGCCAGGGGCAGGATCAAGTGGTTCAATGACGCGAAAGGGTACGGCTTCATTGAGCAACCCGACGGCGGCGAAGACGTCTTCGTTCACTTCTCGGCGATCGCCATGGAAGGATTCAAGACGCTCGCCGAGGGCTCCGAAGTCGAGTTCGAGCTCAAGCAGACCGACAAGGGGCTGCAGGCCGGGAACGTGATGAGGCTCTAGACCCTGCGGTCATAGGAGCCTTCGCGTAACGAGCGCCCCGACGCATGCCGCGTCGGGGCGCTCGATTGCGTTCGTCCATCGCCGTTGCCCCGAGACGCCTCCCCAACCAGCTTGGCGGCCATGGTCGACATTCCTGCCAAGACGCGTCCGCGCCTCTTCCTCATCGACGGATACGCCCTGATCTATCGGGCGTTCTTCGCGATGATCAGTCGCCCCCTGACCACCAGCTCCGGCGAGAACACCTCCGCGGCGTTCGGGATGGTCCGCTTCCTTCGCAAGATTCTGGATGAGCACGAGCCGGACTATCTGGGCGTGGTCTGGGACGCCGGGACGAGCATGCGGACCGAGCTTTACCCCGAGTACAAGGCCACCCGCGAAAAGATGCCGGACGACCTCGCGGCGTCCCTGCCTCGCATCCGTGACCTGATCGGCGCCTTCGACATTCCGGTCCTCGAGCTGGCCGACCACGAGGCGGACGACGTAATCGGCACCCTGGCCACCAAGGCCTCGAACCAAGGGTTGGAGGCCGTGATCGTGTCCGGGGACAAGGACTTCTACCAGCTCATCGCGCCGGGCATCAGCTTGCTGAATCCGGGCCGCGGCGGCGCCGGAGCGGTCGACGAGGAGTGGGTCGATACGCGCAACGCGTCGGAGCGACTGGGCGTGGTGCCGGAGCGCGTGGTGGACTACCTGGCGCTGATCGGAGACAGCTCCGACAACGTGCCTGGAGCGCCCGGAATAGGACCCAAGACGGCGACCAGGCTGCTGGCGGAGTACGGTGACCTGGACAGCTTGCTGGCAGCCGCGCCGGAGCTGAAGGCCAAACGCGCCCGGGAGGCGCTGACCGACCACCGCGACGAAGTGCTGCTGTCCCGCCGTCTCGTGACCATTCAGCGCGACCTCCCCATCGACCTCGACCTGGGCGCTCTCGCCGTGGGGAATCCGGACGTGGAGCGCCTGCGCCAGCTCTTCGTGGAGCTGGAGTTCCATAGCCTGGCGCGCGAATTGGGAGAGCCGGAGCGGCCCGCCCGCGAGGTCGAGACCAACTACCGGGTCGCCGCCGTGGCCGACCTGCCGGCGCTGGTGCGGGAGGCGCGGGCGGCGGCCGCGATAGGCGTAGACGTGCGACCGGACGAGATCACCAGCGCCCCCGTGGGCGTGGCGGTCGCGGTCGCGGAAGGCGACGCGTGGTATGTGCCGCTCGCGCACCGGCGCCCGGGCGAGTTGGCCCTGGGCGATACGGTGAGCAACGCCCCCGGCCTGGCGAGCGCCGAGCTGGCCGATCTGCGCGGCCTGTTGTCCGATCCGGGCATCGACAAGGTCGGACACGATCTCAAAGGGGCGCTCCTGGCGCTCAGGCGCGGCGGAGTGGAACTGGCCGGCCTCGCGTTCGACACCATGCTCGGGTCCTACGTCCTGGAACCCGGCAGGCGGGACCACGACCTGGAATCGCTCGCCCTGGAGCACCTGGGCCGCTCGGCATCCGCGATCGCGGATGTCACAGGCCGCGGCCGCGACCGGCTGCCCATCGCCGAGCGCGCCGTGGAGGCGGTGGCGGACCTCGGGTGCCAGCGGGCGGACATTGCGCTGCAGTTGAGGGCGGGCTTCGCCGAGCGACTCGAGGCGTACGAGCAGACCCGGCTGTACGGCGATATCGAGCTGCCGCTGGTTCCCGTGCTGGCGGACATGGAAACGGCGGGAATAGGGATCGACCTGCCCTTCTTCCGGGACCTGTCCGCGCGCTTCGACTCCGAACTCGCGGTACTGAGCGAGGACATCCACAGCGAGGCCGGGGGCGAGTTCAACATCAACTCGACGCAGCAGCTACGGGAGGTCCTGTTCGAACGGCTGGAGCTCCCGGTGATCAAGCGGACGAAGACCGGCCCCTCCACCGACGCGAGCGTCCTGGAGGAGCTGGCGAGCCAGGGGCATACGCTGCCCACCAGGATCCTGGAATACCGCCAGCTCGAAAAGCTTCGCAACACCTACGTGGACGCGCTGCCCCAGCTCGTCGATCCTGCGACCGGCCGTATCCACACCAGCTTCAATCAGGCCGTGGCGGCCACCGGCAGGCTGTCGTCGAGCGATCCGAACCTTCAGAACATTCCCGTCCGCACCGAGTTGGGGGCCGAGATTCGCAAGGGCTTCGTGCCGGAAGCGGGCCACCTGTTCGTGAGCGTCGATTACTCGCAGATCGAGCTCCGCATCCTGGCGCATCTATCGGGCGACACGGGGTTCG includes these proteins:
- a CDS encoding transglycosylase SLT domain-containing protein gives rise to the protein MHRSVVILALFVALAAATQLRTPDQGGRASAEASGSGALVWADTLPEEAREALERGRYWRASRILREYLAQVPEPEPATVLLAARAEAGLGRWDRVESLLADRPWLDEEAGGLGWSLLGRSRLLQGERDQAELDLARFLEITPDTSKRARGIAEIQRGMAAAGAGGRDEARQAFDSARTLLPEIADWIAVLAARAAAEFGDTASVEVELGSTDPVLALDWGWEVRIDAYEAAGDVAGAALAAERAARELDNAGRRASAWTRLGGLRLMRGDTTAALEALRNGIGAAPRHPNAVPAARLLATIPDLTPNDHLLIGRLYMRHGNPRRGEEGIRSYLDAGATEGGERMRLRLELGRALFNGRQYANAERNMLDLAGESGIPGDIGATALYYAGRAQYRQGRSSEGRSTLSSITERFPGTEAGARGRYLVADLDHDAGRLRAAAIGYRATTDAAPDIYESGLSMMRLAGIAWQDGKVAQAAEIYEDYRVRFPTGRRVDQATFWAARGYEELGRDSLARERYRQARRADPLSYYGLLAADALGEEPLAGALAESPPRDAAIEQQVERAMERLDLLRELDLSDEEDYEVGRLRRRFQDRDGFDYAVAEALIARGHTINGVRLGWAIKDDEGVWNRRMLEIVFPFPYREVVVAEARGRGLDPFVVAGLIRRESLFQPGAVSSAGAIGLMQVLPTTGRSLAREAGVRNFSPDLLKEPEINVHLGTLYLRQQMDRYDQRLPRVLSAYNAGPHRVTRWSTFPEFEDDRLFTERIPFRETREYVRAVESHIHVYRALYGAAAASSGP
- a CDS encoding cold shock domain-containing protein — its product is MARGRIKWFNDAKGYGFIEQPDGGEDVFVHFSAIAMEGFKTLAEGSEVEFELKQTDKGLQAGNVMRL
- the polA gene encoding DNA polymerase I; the protein is MVDIPAKTRPRLFLIDGYALIYRAFFAMISRPLTTSSGENTSAAFGMVRFLRKILDEHEPDYLGVVWDAGTSMRTELYPEYKATREKMPDDLAASLPRIRDLIGAFDIPVLELADHEADDVIGTLATKASNQGLEAVIVSGDKDFYQLIAPGISLLNPGRGGAGAVDEEWVDTRNASERLGVVPERVVDYLALIGDSSDNVPGAPGIGPKTATRLLAEYGDLDSLLAAAPELKAKRAREALTDHRDEVLLSRRLVTIQRDLPIDLDLGALAVGNPDVERLRQLFVELEFHSLARELGEPERPAREVETNYRVAAVADLPALVREARAAAAIGVDVRPDEITSAPVGVAVAVAEGDAWYVPLAHRRPGELALGDTVSNAPGLASAELADLRGLLSDPGIDKVGHDLKGALLALRRGGVELAGLAFDTMLGSYVLEPGRRDHDLESLALEHLGRSASAIADVTGRGRDRLPIAERAVEAVADLGCQRADIALQLRAGFAERLEAYEQTRLYGDIELPLVPVLADMETAGIGIDLPFFRDLSARFDSELAVLSEDIHSEAGGEFNINSTQQLREVLFERLELPVIKRTKTGPSTDASVLEELASQGHTLPTRILEYRQLEKLRNTYVDALPQLVDPATGRIHTSFNQAVAATGRLSSSDPNLQNIPVRTELGAEIRKGFVPEAGHLFVSVDYSQIELRILAHLSGDTGFVDAFRGGRDVHRETAARVFDVPPDEVTSPMREAAKTINFATIYGIGPFALGRQLGVPYQEAKHFIDQYFERFPGVRAYLDTQIEAARERGWVETLVGRRRYIPEIRSKNHNVRQFGERAATNAPVQGSAADIIKIAMIDIHAALAEAPQRGRMLLQVHDELVFEVPEDAAEELAEDVRRRMEGAFSLDVPLVASAGIGGDWLACKA